Genomic segment of Nostoc sp. TCL240-02:
GGCGTAAGTCAAGATTGCCTGATGTTTATGTTGTCACGGCTGAACAGGTGATGGAATTCCTTGATGAGTCTGCTGTTTGTCAGTCTGCGCCGATGTTAGTAGTGGAAGTTATCAGTCCTGATTCAGTGAAACGCGATTATCGGTATAAACGTTCTGAATATGCAGCGTTAGAGATTCCTGAATATTGGATTGTAGATCCAATAGAGTCAAAAATTACGATTTTATTGTTGTCAGAGGGATTATACGAGGAAAAAGAGTTTAGCGGGAGTCACCAAATTGTGTCTGCAACCTTCCCGGAAATTGCGCTTACAGTTGAACAAGTTTTAGCTGCGGGTAATGTTGGTTAGAAAATAGGATGCTTAGGTTGGGCTGCGCCTACGCAATACTTAGTAGTGTTTACGCAAAAGTTATTTTAGTCAATCAGCCAAGAAATTCAACAAGTGAAAATATTACATCATCTCACGATAGCCGTTCGCGCTAGCGTCTCTAAAGGAGAAGGCTTATACTTCGCTTATCGCCATCGCTTCTGCTAGTGCTGACAACAGCATCAAACTCTGGGATGCGGCTACTGGTAACCAAATCACCACTCTCAATGGGCATAGCGATGCGGTCAATAGCGTAGCATTTAGCCCCGATGGCAAGACCATCGCTTCTGCTAGTTCTGACAATACCGTCAAACTCTGGGATGCGGCTACAGGTAAACAAATCACCACCCTCAACGGGCATAGCGATACGGTCTGGAGCGTAGCATTTAGCCCCGATAGCAAGATCATCGCTTCTGCTAGTTCTGACAATACCGTCAAACTCTGGAAGATGTACCCAAATAACCTAGAAGATTTAATCGTCTACAGTTGCAATAAGCTACGTGGTTATTTACAATCAAATCCCAATGTGAGCGATAAGCACCTCTGCGATGGCATTGGTACAAAGAGCAATTAGAATGTTCCCTTCGACTCCGCTCAGGGAACGCGCCTTCTGAATTTTCATTCATCATCCTTGTAAAACTTGAACAGGAGTCAACTTTAGGTCAGCAAATACCAGTAAAGCGATCGCCCCAAAATCCCAAAAGTGCGATGGCTACGCCCGCACTTCGACAAAGCTCAATGACCACCGCAGGCATCGCAGTACCAGTAATTGATTTCTTTAAGCAAAACGTTCCCTAAACAAAACGTTCCCTGAGCGAAGTCGAAGGGAACACTTTGCTTAGGGAACACTTTTTTAACTAGAAAGCGATCGCGCAAATCAATGTTATGGCTTATATGTACATTCTTGAATGTGCTGATGGTAGTTACTACACGGGTAGTACAAAGGATCTTGAGCGGCGGCTGTGGCAACATCAACAAGGTGAGGGCGCAAACCATACGGCAAAACGATTGCCTGTGAAGCTAGTTTTCTGCGAGTATTATCAGTGCGTAGTGGATGCTTTTGAGCGTGAGAAGCAAGTGCAAGGTTGGAATCGAAAAAAGAAGCAAGCTCTGATTTCAGGGGATACAAATTTGTTGCATAAGTTAGCTGAATGTCAAAATGAAACTCATTACAGTAGATTAACTCGCTTCGACACTTAAACACTTCGTTCAGGATACCCTTCGACTTACTTCGACTACGCCCTTCTCTACGAGAGGCTGCGCCAACGGCTACGCTCAGGACAAGCTCAGTACAAGTCGCTCAGGGTACTTTTCGACTTCGCTCAGTTTACCTTCCCTGTAGCAGCTTCCGCCTTCCTTGCAGCAACTTCCGTTTTCACGTTTCCGTGTTTTGCGTAGCCTGGAGCAACTTCCGCGATCATTGCAGCAACTTCCATCTTCACGTTTCCGTGTTTCGCGTAACCTGGAGCAACTTCCGCGATCGTTGCAGCAACTTCCATCTTCACGTTTCCGTGTTTCGCGTAGCCTGGAGCAACTTCCGCGATCGTTGCAGCAACTTCCGTCTTCACGTTTCCGTGTTTTACGTAGCTTGTAGTAACTTCTGCTTTGACTGAGGTTTTTTCTCAAAAATCAACAATTTTACGTATGACAACCTTTTCCAAAATTGTCCACTATAGAGTTATCAGTAAATTGGAAAATGAGTATTAAATATGGCGAGACTAAAACGCAACTCACGTACTCTTGGCAAAGCTGAAGTACGTTTAGCAAGCATTAAATCAATAAGTCCAACTCTTGATGTTGGAGAGGGATTAACAGTCAAAGATTATACTGAAAAAATCGCAAGCCTGAGAAAATCTCTAGAAGCATACAACACCACTCTCTCTACTATTGATGTCTTACGAACCCAAATCATTGAAAATGAACAAGATTTAGCAGACTATTCTGAAAAAATCTTAAGTGGGATTGCTTATAGGTTTGGTAATAATAGCCATGAGTATCAGATGGCTGGAGGGACTCGGAAAAGCGATCGCAAGCGTGCTGTGCGTCAAAGCTTAGTTTTACCGAAGTAAGCGCGATTAAAGGCGATCTATGCGATCGCCAGAAATTACTGATTTAGCTTAAAAACTATTTTTAATTAGGAACATACAAAGACACAAACAAAAGAATACATAATTAAAGTTCATCTGTGGTTTTTTGCCTTAAGTCTCATGAATCGCCAGCTAGCTATTGAAGAACCGATATTTTCTCATCTACCAGTGTTACCGCAAGAAGTAATTGCAGGTCTAGCGATATCTCCCGGAGGTCATTATCTTGATACGACGGTAGGCGGTGGAGGTCACAGCCGTTTAATTTTAGCAGCTGCACCAGATGTAAAATTAACGGCAATTGATCAAGATGAGGATGCTTTAGCAGCAGCGAGGAAAGAATTAGCAGAGTTTGGCGATCGCGTACAATTTATTTACAGCAATTTTGCTGACTACGAATTTCCCCCTAATACTTTCAATGGTATTCTCGCCGATTTAGGGGTAAGTTCTTACCATTTAGACCAAGCAGAACGGGGTTTCAGCTTTCGCCAAGCTGCAAATTTAGATATGCGAATGGATCGAGGGCGATCGCTAACTGCTGCTGATGTGATTAATAATTGGGATGAAGCAGAATTAGCTGATATTTTCTTTAAGTACGGTGAAGAGAGATTATCGCGGCGCATTGCTCGTCGGATTGTAGAACGGCGACCGTTGCACACAACCACAGAATTGGCTGATGCGATCGCTTCTTCAGTTCCCCCCAAATACCGTTATGGGAGAATTCATCCCGCTACCCGCGTTTTTCAAGCTCTGCGAATTGTCGTCAATGACGAGTTAAAATCTCTAGAAACCTTTTTAGATAAAGCACCAAATGCCCTTGTCCCTGGTGGCAAAATTGCCATTATCAGTTTTCATAGTTTGGAAGATCGCCCGGTGAAGCATGGTTTAAGAAATTCACCTTTATTAAAAGTTTTGACAAAAAAACCAATTATTGCACGAGACGAGGAAATTAGTCAGAATCCGCGATCGCGATCGGCCAAACTCAGGGTAGCCGAAAGAGTTCTGAATATTGAATAAGGGGGATGAGTGGATAAAGAGGCAGGGGAGCAGGGGAGGTAGGGGGACAAGGGGGACAAGGGGGAATTATTGAATAAGTCTCTCCCTTGTCTTCCCCCTCTACCTTGTCTCTTCTTCATGCCCAATGCCCACTTGCCCTGAGCGGAGCCGAAGGGATGCCCAATTCCCAATTCTCAATTCCCAATTCCCTAAAACAACAATCTGCTAATCTAGCGTTGTTGAAGAGTTGAAAAATAATAGATGGAAATTAGTAATCTGTTTACAGCAGGTGGCATAGTTATGTGGCCTCTGCTGGCATTCTCTTTGTTAGGTGTGGCGCTGATTATCGAGCGGATCATCTTTTGGGTAAGAATAAATAATCGCCAAAATAAGGTAGTGCGAGAGGTGTTACAGTTTTATCGCCTTGATAATGTAGTTAGTGCTTTAGATAAGTTGCAAAAGAATGCTGATTTACCCATTGCCCGAATTTTTTTAGCAGCTTTAGAATTAGAAGAGCCGACACCAGAGGAATTTCGTTTGGCATTAGAAAGTGAAGCACAAGCCGAAATTCCCTTACTTAAGCGATCGCAAAACATTTTTGAGACAATTATTGGTCTTGCGCCGTTGTTGGGACTTCTCGGCACTGTCTTAGGATTAATTAACTCCTTTGCCTCTCTAAATCTTGGAGATGTGGGAGGTACTAAAACAACAGGTGTCACATCTGGGATTAGTGAAGCTTTAGTATCCACAGCATCAGGATTAGTAGTAGCAATCTTTACACTATTATTTGCTAATACTTTCCGGGGACTCTATCAGCGCCAGATAGCTTGGATTCAAGAATATGGTGGACAGTTAGAATTACTCTACCGCCGTCGCTACGAAAGAGGCGATAAATCCCATGCACCTACCAGATGAAGCGAAACTGGATAATTGTAAATTAGCAATCGGTAATTGGGATTAGTTTACTACTTGTTACCAATTTTGCTCTGCAATTTTTGACTCTATATAGTGTTCTAAAATAACAAATAGCTTTTTCGCTACACTTTTTGAGGGAATATTCCATGACTATTTGGGTAAATGAGCAAATTGATCCGTCTGGGATGATTCATGCCTGTATTGCTACTTGTAATGAATCTCAAGCTAAAGAGTGTCATGATTCCTTCCAGAATAATTTGACCGAGAAGCAAAAGGCAGCAGGTTGGATAGCGCAATTGCGGACAGTTAATTCTTGGGATGAAGTGCCGGTGAATTCTTTAAAACTCAATTAATTGGGTGAGATGGAGTTAATTTTTTGGGGTTTTAATCGAACGGATTTCAGGAGCGTAGGCGTAGCCAGCTAGATGCATCGCTTGTCTACACTTATGCTAATGCCTACAGGGATCGCAGCAAATCCCATAAACACAGGTTAATAAAGGATAAAATTCGGATTAAAATTCTAAAATTATTAGCAAATGCTTCTAAAAAAAGTAACATGAAAAAGGAAAATGATGATTTTTCTGAACTTTTAAGAGCTATCATCTATACCGTAGATTAAATTTAAAAACTTGTATAAGTCAAATCAATTTAGTGAACTATCCCAAGGTTTACACTTCGGAGCAAGCCTGTCCTATTAATTTAGTTGGCGAAACGGGACAAGCGGTTCAAATTTCAATTCATGCTCCCAGTCAATATATCTGTGCCAACTGCGAACGGATATTACCAGATTGGAAACGGCAGCCATTTTTAAGAGTAGTGATTGTCTTACAGCGATCGCGTTATCAATTAGTCAAAAAGACGGCAGAAGTAGAGACAGAGAAAGAACGCTTACGAGAAAAGTTTATGCGATTTGGCTGTGATTTAGCATTTAATCTGCGCGATCGCGGCTATTTAACAGACTTAATCGACCCTCGTACAGGCTACCCTTTACTGTCTCATCCCGGAGCAATTCCCCACGACGACACAGCAGTTGTCAAAGCTTTACTTAATTATCCAGTGATTAAAAATCAATGCCGTGTACTAGTGCATCCTGAATGGGGTGCAGCAGTTTATCCTAGCATTTTGATATCAGAAGCTCCGCCAATTTTGATCGAATGGGTTGCAAAAGGTATAGCATCCATGCATGGGTGGAAAGAAATTGATCGTTAATTGGGAATTGGGAATTGCGAATTGGTTATTTGTCCCTCATATCTTTATGTATGTTAGAAATGGGTATGTAAGGACGCATAGTAACACCTGTGTCTCCAGATAACTTCTTCCAGAAAACTAGGACTGTTGAAGCTTCTAATAGTGCGGCTTGCTACTTCCCTCTCATGAGTGAAACTACTTATAGAAAAAGGGAACGGGGAACTGCTAAAAAGAAATAAAAGTGTACTGAGTTTTTTTCAGAAATCAAATATGAGTCCTAATAGCTAATCAAATTGACAAATAGACTTTGGTTTTACAGGACAATTTTTGGGTGCAAGCGAGTTATTCTTAATATTAAGAAAAGTCAATTTTGTCAGAGCGGATAAAGGCTTGATATTGCTGATTTCATTTGAGTTAAGGGAGAGTTCAGTCAAATTAGTCAGAGCAGATAAAGGCTTGACATCGCTAATTTTATTTGATTCAAGAGAGAGAAAAGTCAATTTTGTCAGAGCGGATAAAGGCTTGATATCGCTGATTTCATTTGAGTTAAGGTAGAGATAAGTCAAATTAGTCAGAGTGGACAAAGGCTTAATATTGCTGATTTGATTCTCGCGCAGGGAGAGAGAAGTTAAATTAGTCAAAGCAGACAAATGCTTGATATCGCGGATTTCATTTGAGCGGAGAGAAAGAGCAGTCAAATGAGTCAGAGTGGACAAAGGTTTGATATCGGTGATTTCATTTGTCCCGAGGTCGATAGAAGTCAAATTAGTCAGAGCAGACAAAGGTTTGATATTACTGATTTCATTTATGCCAAGGTCAAGAGAAGTCAATTTTGTCAGAGCAGACAAAGGCTTGATATCGCTGATTTTATTTGAGTGGAGGGAGAGAGAAGTCAATTTTGTCAGAGTAGATAAAGGCTTGATCTCGCTAATTTCATTGAAATTGAGGTCTATAGAAGTCAAATTAGTTAGAGCAGACAAATGCTTGATATCACTAATTTTATTTGAGCCGAGGTCAAGAGAAGTCAATTTTGTCAGAGCAGACAAAGGCTTGATATCACTGATTTTATTTGAGTTGAGGTTAAGAGAAGTCAAATTAGTCAGTTTTTGGTTAGCCTGCTTGCAGTTTTGAGTTTGGGCTTTTTCTAAAAGAACTTCAACAGTATGTTTTGTCTGTGAAGGTAAAGTTGATTTCTGCTCACACCAATCTGTAAAGCTTTTGGGAGTTGTCAGAGGAGCAGCAATAGCCTGTGTGGTGTAAAATCCCAAAGTAAAAGTGTATATTGTGGTGATGCTAAATGTAAGTTTCATCGCATGAAATTATACTTTTAATGTATGCAATTACACTATACATAGATTATTTAAAGCTTGGTATAAAAAACTAGCTATTTTTCGGTCGTCGCAATTTCTGAGAACCAATTGGGCCGAGGATTTGGTTTAGGCTACGCAACTGTTCTGCTGTACCCATACCGATTAGCCGATCGCCCGGCATTAACACCGTATCGCCTGTGGGGCCACCAATTAAAGTCCCATCAGCGCGGCGAATTGCCAGAACTAATGCCCCAGATTGCGATCGCAATCTCGCTTTTTGCAAACTCTGACCCACAAAAGGACAAAAAGCCGGGTCGAGTAAAAATTCTTCCATATATAACTGACGGTCTGCACCTGTCAGAATCCCGTCTACAAAATCTAACACTTGGGGTCTGAGTGCCGCAGCAGCCATGCGCTTCCCACCAGTAATATAGGGGGATATCACTTCATCTGCACCACCGCGTCGTAACTTCTGTAAAGCTTCTTCTGTACTTGCGCGGGCAATCACCCGAATTCCTGAGTTCAGTGTTTTGGCTGATAAAACTATATATAAATTTTCGGCATCGGAAGGTAGGGCTGCAACAATACACATCGCCCGTTCAATACCAACTTTCAGAAGCGTATCATCTAGGGTAGCATCACCTTGGAATGCTGTATAACCTTCTGCTTGCGCCCTTTGCACAGATTCCATATCAGCATCAATCACTACAAAAGGTACGCCTTCTGCCTGAAATTCCTTAGCAATTTGACGACCAGTACGGCTAAATCCACAAATGATGTAGTGTTCTGACAGGGATTCCATTAACCGCCTCTGTTGCTGTAGCCGAATTCCTTCTTGAAAGTAGCCTTGAATGATCGCTTCTGTAAATCTGTTGACAATGTAACCGATATTAACCACACCCAACAAAATCAGGGCAATCGTAAACAATCGTCCTCGGCTACCTAGTGGATGAGTCTCACCGTATCCCACAGTCGCTAGAGTGATGACTGTCATGTAAGCCGCATCTTCCCATGCCCAGCCCTCCACTAATGAGTACCACGAAGTGCCAATAAGGAAAACACCGCCAAGAGCGATCGCCCCGGCCATTAACTCCTTTTGGATACGTTGATATTTTTGCTCAAGTGTTGAAAATGAAGTAACAATAGTACTTTTAACCTACTTTTTCTAGTTTTCTGCTAACTTTTTAGTATATTTAAACTCAGTTTGACTTTGAGGATTAACTGATGACTCAAGCCCTACAAAGAAAACTAGTTACGTTTGAAGAATTTATCACTAAATACCCTGATAACTCAAATAAACGCTACGAATTGCACGATGGAGTAGTAATTGAGATATCACCACCGATAGGCGACCATCAGGAGATTATTTTATTTTTAATTGAGAGATTTATTTTAGAATATACCCGACTGAAGCTGTCTTATGGCTGTTCCAAAACAGCATTCGTAAAACCATCTGAAAGTGAATCTGCTTATTTACCAGATGTGTTGTTGTTAAACCGCCCCAACCTAGTAAATGAACCTTTGTGGAAAAAAGAATCCACTCTTACTCAAGCAGAGTCAATTCCTTTGGTAGTTGAGGTCGTAAGTACAAACTGGAGAGATGATTATTTTACAAAATTGGGTCGTTATCAAGAAATCGGCATTCCTGAATATTGGATTGTAGACTATGCAGCACTGGGAGGCAGACGATTTATAGGCAACCCCAAACAGCCGACAATATCGATTTATTCACTAGTTGAGGGTGAATACCAACTCGACCTATTTCGTGGAAGCCAATCCATCCAATCACCCACTTTCCCAGAATTGGATTTAACGGCAGAGCAGATATTTAATGCTGGTAATATTTAAACGGCATTTTTTGAACCGATCAAAATACCTGAAAGTCTTGTCCGTACTTGAATACGTCGATTTTATTTAATGCTTTTTTTAATTAAAGCCACACTTCATACTTCATTCTGTAGCAAAAAATGAAGTATGAAATGTGAGCTATAAACGTTAACTTAAAAAGAAGTACGAGTTGTGCTGGATAAAAAGTAATTTTTAAGGATTTCTAGCAAACTAGTAAATAACTATATAATGAAAAACTTTCAGGAGGAGCGGTAGTGAGCCTACAAACTCTCGTTGACCAAGCCACCATCCCCCCAGATTCAGGGTCTGTAGCATCTAGTCCCTTTGATGCAGATAGCTTTAATGAAGCTGTCATGTCTACCTACGGTCGGTTTCCCTTAGCCTTAGAACGGGGTGCTGGATGCCGGGTTTGGGATACACAGGGACGAGAATATCTGGACTTTGTAGCGGGAATTGCCACTTGTACTTTGGGACACGCCCACCCAGTTATGGTAGAAGCGGTAACACGCCAAATCCAAAAGCTGCATCACGTCTCTAATTTGTACTATATTCCCGAACAAGGTGAATTGGCAAAATGGCTTGTTGAACATTCTTGTGCCGATCGCGTATTTTTCTGCAACTCTGGGGCTGAAGCCAACGAAGCCGCTATTAAGCTGGCGCGGAAATATGCTCACACAGTATTAGAAATTGAAAAACCAATTATTCTAACCGCCAATGCGAGTTTCCACGGCCGGACTTTGGCGACTATTACCGCTACAGGACAACCGAAGTATCAAAAGTATTTTGATCCTTTGGTTCCTGGATTCCACTACGTAAATTACAACGATATTAACGCTGTGGAAGTGGCGATTAGCGAGTTAGATGAAGGCGATTATCGAGTAGCAGCAATTCTGATTGAGCCATTGCAGGGAGAAGGCGGTGTGCGTCCAGGAGATGTTGCCTATTTCAAAAAGCTGCGGAAAATTTGCGATGAAACTGGCATTTTATTGATTTTTGATGAAGTGCAAGTTGGTATGGGACGCAGTGGCAAATTATGGGCTTACGAACATCTTGGCGTTGAACCGGATATCTTCACCAGTGCCAAAGGCTTAGGTGGCGGTATTCCCATTGGTGCAATGATGAGTAAGAAATTCTGCGATGTTTTTCAACCAGGGGAACACGCCAGCACCTTTGGCGGCAATCCTTTTGTGTGTGGTGTAGCACTCAGTGTTTGCCAGACATTGGAACGGGAAAATATTTTGCAGAATGTTCAAGACAGGGGCGAACAGTTGCGAACTGGATTAAAAGCGATCGCAGCTAAATATCCTCAGTACATTGGCGAAGTTCGGGGTTGGGGTTTAATCAACGGTTTGGAGTTGCGAGCCGATATTCAACTAACCGCAGCCGATGTCGTCAATGCTGCCATCAACGAAGGTGTATTGCTTGTACCAGCCGGGCCAAAAGTAGTTCGATTTGTACCACCGTTAATTGTCACAGAAGCAGAAGTAAATACTGCCTTGCAAGCTGTGGAAAATGCGATGTCTAACGACAAGCCGTAGGGCGGCTACGCAAATCTTACCAAATAGAATATTGTTTGTGTAGAGACGTTGTAATGCAACGTCTCTTTTCATTCTGGAGAAATTTCCCGATAAGCTTGCCGACACTGTTCATAATTGTCTGGCAAAATCTCGGCATTACCAAAACATAATTGTTCGTGAGTAGTAATTAAAGTTTCGTAAGGCTGTATGGGAGTCACAGCCGATCGCAGCAATTGCAGATATTCTCCATCTGTACGGCTGAGTTTGTGGGGTGCGATCGCTTTTTGATGCAACTGCTGCAACATTGCTAAATAAATACAACGGCAAGCCTCACGGTAGTTACCTTGACGATAAAATTCTTGCGATCGCTCCAACAAAAGCGCTATGGATGACTCACTAGAGCGAGTTTTTGCACGAAAATTAGTCAGATTGCCACTTCTATTCAGCCAAGAATATACATAAGGGCTGAATTCCCGCCATAATTGCCAACCCACCCAAACTACAAATAAGCCAATTACCAGCCAAAACAGAAATTTTAGCAATTCACCAAGCCAAGGGCTGATTGACCATCCATTAGGCAATTCGGGTAAAGTTTTCTCAAAGCGGTAAAACTGGTATTCCCACCATTCTCCCGCTTGTTGTTGAAATTGGGAAAGCTGCCAACTCCAGCTAGTTTTTTCAAAAGTATCTGTAGGCATAGGGGGAAGGGGGAGTGGAGAGCAGGGGGCAGGGGAGCAGGGGAAGTGCGGGGATGAGGGAGCAGGGGGAGCAGGGGGACAGGGGGACAAGGGGGAATTATTGAATAAGTCTCTCCCTTGTCTCTTCTTCATGCTCAATGCCCACTTGCCCTGAGCGGAGCCGAAGGGATGCCCAATGCCCACTTGCCCTGAGCGAAGCCGATGGGATGCCCAATGACTAATGACTAATGACTAATGACTCCTTTTTTATCATTATCCAGCCGATAACAACAAGTAGCGCACCGAATGCCAAAAATCCTAGATCCCAAGCTAACTCATTTGGGCCTGGTTTCACATGATGAACACCGAGAATTTGGTGGTCAATTAAACCTTCAACCAAGTCGAACAACCCACTACCAATCAGTATTGATCCAATAAAGGTCTGTGATGACCAAGGAACATCATCACGCCGTCCAGCACGCCATAGTAACACAAGTCCAGTCGCGGTGAATACCCAATCTAAGGTATGAAAGAACCCATCCCATACCATGTTCAAATCTATATTCGCTCTGTTTGTCAGAGGTCGAATGTTACTAAGCATGTGATGCCACTGGAGGATCTGATGCAGTAAAATTCCATCAATAAACCCTCCTAGACCCACACCAAGAAAAATCCCAGCAGTAATTAGTGGTGCGCGTCGGTTGATGGTTCCACTTTTTGCCTCCATTGTCAACCTCATAGATAGGCTTTTTCACCAAAATACAACTCTTTTGGCAAAAATATCTTCTATCTTGAGGCAAGTAGGATCGTTGAAGGAGGCAAGATGGCAATATTCTTCTCTTTTGAAAAATTAATTAATCTTCAACTTTTATTTGCATACCAGCTTTCACTGGGTCGAAATCTTGGGGAAAATGGGTGGTGCGATCGTAGTCTGCTTTTTCCAGCTTTGCTCCTTTGAGATCGGCTTGGCGGAGATTTGCTGACATCAACAATGCTCCCCTAAGATCGGCATCCCTCAGATTAGCTTGTTCGAGGTCGGCGAAACTCAGGTCGGTTCCCCTGAGATTAGCGCCACTTAGGTTAGCTTCACTCAAGTCAGCATAACTAAGGTCAGATCCTTTCAAGTTAATGCCTTGCAAATCGGCATTACCAAGTTCTGCTTTACTAAAGTCCCGTTTTCCTGCTGCATAACTCTCCACAAGAGTAGCGGCAGTATTTATGGGCTGTTGAGAATTAACTTCAGGCATATAACAGCCTCACAGGTTGTCTGGTTATTACTGTTAATAAGGATTACATCACAAAAAACGTCTAACTAGACAATTGAGATAGCAAATTTTTTAAAGCTATCTTGCTTGAGGTGTGGTTCAACTGACTAGTTACTCAAAATTTTCTTCTTTCGACTGTATTTTTTGTAAAAAGTATTTTATATTATGACCGTCCTATTACTTACTAAACCCACAAAAAGCCACCTTGCTAAAGCAATACTTTGTCTCTACTCCCTTTGCTCTGTATAGAAATAGCAGATTAGAGGCTCTGACTCTAGTGATACATTTAGCCAGAGCCTCAATGAATACATTTCCATACGGTGTGCGCGAACGAGCAAAGCCTCATCAAGCTAGATTTTTATTACTTGTGTAGACACCGTAGGCTAAGGGGAAGGGTGAAATGACTGTGGGAATGTAACTAATTACCCAGACTTGATATCATACTAAGAATTTTCTGCTTACTGACTTGAAATTACTGCAAATCTACATGTAACATCCAGATGTGCTAAATATGGTCAAAGTAAAAATGACTATCAATTCAAGATAAAGGATGAAAATTTTCCCACTTCACCCTTTCTAAATGTAATACATGAGTTCCTTCTGCTTTCTTAGCGATCTTCGTTCACAAAGGTCTTGGAGTGTATATTTTTCCAAAACGGAGTTAGCAGCCTGACGTGCTTCCTGCCAGACTTCTTGAATTAGCTCACCTTCTACCGTGTTGGGAGTCGGCTCAGAATCAGATACAACAATATCTGACCCTTCCATACAGCTAAAAGCATCTAACACTGTAATCTTTCCAGGGTCTCGTGCCAAAACGTAGCCACCTTTGGCTCCGCGTATACTCTTAATTAAACCTCCGCGTCTTAATGTTGCTAGAAGTTGTTCCAAATAGCGATTTGGTATATCTTGTAAGACCGCTATTTCTCGAATTTGCAGCGCTTCACCCTTAGGGTAGCAGGTTGCTAACTCTAACAGGGCTAGAAGTGCGTATTCTGATTTGTTAGAGATTACCACAGGCGTAATATTTTAAACTCACACTTAAATATACAAAGTCCTTGAGTTTGTTTCCCTAAGCTATTGTTAAGAAAAACTTTACAATCAACTAATTGTTGACCGGCTAACTTTACTTTAAAGACCTTTTAGTATAGAAGCAATTACTTTTTGTTTTGAATTCCATAAATAAAAGTGATTGATTATTCTCCGGTCTTCCTCGATTGAAACCCAATGTTGTCAGAGCTTGTTAGCCTGAAATTGGGGGTATACGCATCCATTGGAAGGTAAGCTGTTAAGCTTTTAATTTGCACATTGAGACCGCAGGGCAGGGGGCAGGGGGCATACTTCGACTGCGCTCAATACAAGGGGGGCAGGGGGCAGGGAGAGGGTTTCCAGCTTTTATTGAAAAATGGTGCAACTTGTAGGCGCGACAGCTTAAGAACATTCAATAGTAAATCAATAAGAAATAAAAAGAAGCATTAGGGCAAGCGACTATATATGCAAGTCTCTCGAAAATGGCAGGATGACTGTAAAGGTAGTTCCTGCATCGATCGCACTTTCGACAATAATCTCGCCGCCATGTAAATCTACAGCCTGCTTGACGATGGACATCCCTAATCCCATTCCTGGGATGTTACCTGTATTACTGGCGCGATGGAAGGGTTCAAATATGTGTTCAATGTCAGCAGGAGGAATGCCAATACCAGAGTCTTGAGTC
This window contains:
- a CDS encoding Uma2 family endonuclease, with product MTQTTTERLYSFEEYLVYDDGTDSRYELVDGKLELMNPPTFRHLLLAKFLEQTFDTEINRLSLPWLCFREAGVRTGWRKSRLPDVYVVTAEQVMEFLDESAVCQSAPMLVVEVISPDSVKRDYRYKRSEYAALEIPEYWIVDPIESKITILLLSEGLYEEKEFSGSHQIVSATFPEIALTVEQVLAAGNVG
- a CDS encoding WD40 repeat domain-containing protein, whose protein sequence is MKLWDAATGNQITTLNGHSDAVNSVAFSPDGKTIASASSDNTVKLWDAATGKQITTLNGHSDTVWSVAFSPDSKIIASASSDNTVKLWKMYPNNLEDLIVYSCNKLRGYLQSNPNVSDKHLCDGIGTKSN
- a CDS encoding GIY-YIG nuclease family protein encodes the protein MAYMYILECADGSYYTGSTKDLERRLWQHQQGEGANHTAKRLPVKLVFCEYYQCVVDAFEREKQVQGWNRKKKQALISGDTNLLHKLAECQNETHYSRLTRFDT
- the rsmH gene encoding 16S rRNA (cytosine(1402)-N(4))-methyltransferase RsmH — its product is MNRQLAIEEPIFSHLPVLPQEVIAGLAISPGGHYLDTTVGGGGHSRLILAAAPDVKLTAIDQDEDALAAARKELAEFGDRVQFIYSNFADYEFPPNTFNGILADLGVSSYHLDQAERGFSFRQAANLDMRMDRGRSLTAADVINNWDEAELADIFFKYGEERLSRRIARRIVERRPLHTTTELADAIASSVPPKYRYGRIHPATRVFQALRIVVNDELKSLETFLDKAPNALVPGGKIAIISFHSLEDRPVKHGLRNSPLLKVLTKKPIIARDEEISQNPRSRSAKLRVAERVLNIE
- a CDS encoding MotA/TolQ/ExbB proton channel family protein encodes the protein MEISNLFTAGGIVMWPLLAFSLLGVALIIERIIFWVRINNRQNKVVREVLQFYRLDNVVSALDKLQKNADLPIARIFLAALELEEPTPEEFRLALESEAQAEIPLLKRSQNIFETIIGLAPLLGLLGTVLGLINSFASLNLGDVGGTKTTGVTSGISEALVSTASGLVVAIFTLLFANTFRGLYQRQIAWIQEYGGQLELLYRRRYERGDKSHAPTR
- a CDS encoding glycogen debranching protein, which encodes MTIWVNEQIDPSGMIHACIATCNESQAKECHDSFQNNLTEKQKAAGWIAQLRTVNSWDEVPVNSLKLN
- a CDS encoding methylmalonic aciduria and homocystinuria type D protein; protein product: MNYPKVYTSEQACPINLVGETGQAVQISIHAPSQYICANCERILPDWKRQPFLRVVIVLQRSRYQLVKKTAEVETEKERLREKFMRFGCDLAFNLRDRGYLTDLIDPRTGYPLLSHPGAIPHDDTAVVKALLNYPVIKNQCRVLVHPEWGAAVYPSILISEAPPILIEWVAKGIASMHGWKEIDR
- a CDS encoding leucine-rich repeat domain-containing protein, translating into MKLTFSITTIYTFTLGFYTTQAIAAPLTTPKSFTDWCEQKSTLPSQTKHTVEVLLEKAQTQNCKQANQKLTNLTSLNLNSNKISDIKPLSALTKLTSLDLGSNKISDIKHLSALTNLTSIDLNFNEISEIKPLSTLTKLTSLSLHSNKISDIKPLSALTKLTSLDLGINEISNIKPLSALTNLTSIDLGTNEITDIKPLSTLTHLTALSLRSNEIRDIKHLSALTNLTSLSLRENQISNIKPLSTLTNLTYLYLNSNEISDIKPLSALTKLTFLSLESNKISDVKPLSALTNLTELSLNSNEISNIKPLSALTKLTFLNIKNNSLAPKNCPVKPKSICQFD